Proteins from one Pseudomonas grandcourensis genomic window:
- a CDS encoding cation acetate symporter: MKRLLITFSAILASATVYASDVPAAVPKHNPIAIGMFLAFVVFTLFVTRWAARKNNSVADHYAAGGKITGFQNGWAIAGDYMSAASLLGISALVFTSGFDGLIYSIGFLASWPIILFLIAEPLRNLGRYTLADVLSYRLKQRPIRAFAASSSIVIVLLYLVSQLVGAGKLVELLFGFDYTAAVLLVGTLMVIYVFFGGMLATTWIQIIKAVLLLTGCVFMAFMVLSEFGFSLNQLFTQATQVHPSHGAIMSPGGLISDPVSAISLGLALVFGTAGLPHILMRFFTVGDVKAARQSILYASGLVGIGYALIVIIGFGTIALVASNPAYHDASGGILGGVNMVAIHLAHNVGGNVFLGFMCAVSFSTILAVVAGLTLAGSSAVSHDLYAHALRRGTASDRDEMRVSRVTTIVLGVLSILLAIAFEKQNIAFIVSLTFSIAASSNFPVLLLSIYWKGLTTRGAVIGGSLGLVSAITLCILSPTVWVKILHHQQAWFPYEYPALFSMAVAFIGIFCFSIIDRSAGAISERNRFENQLVDSELGTPATWKAQLKAD; this comes from the coding sequence ATGAAGCGTCTTCTTATTACATTCTCGGCCATCCTTGCTTCGGCAACTGTATACGCGAGCGATGTCCCCGCCGCAGTGCCCAAACATAATCCCATTGCCATAGGCATGTTCCTGGCATTCGTCGTATTCACTCTATTTGTCACCCGATGGGCCGCGCGTAAAAACAATAGTGTTGCCGATCACTATGCGGCAGGTGGCAAAATCACCGGTTTCCAGAATGGTTGGGCCATCGCCGGAGACTACATGTCTGCTGCGTCGTTACTGGGCATCTCCGCGTTGGTGTTTACCAGTGGCTTCGATGGACTGATCTACTCAATCGGCTTTCTTGCAAGCTGGCCGATCATTCTGTTCCTGATCGCGGAGCCATTGCGCAACCTTGGGCGCTACACCCTGGCGGACGTTCTGTCCTACAGGCTGAAGCAAAGACCCATACGAGCTTTTGCGGCGTCCAGCTCTATCGTGATCGTGTTGCTTTACCTGGTGTCTCAACTGGTAGGCGCTGGAAAACTGGTGGAACTGCTGTTCGGCTTTGATTACACCGCGGCTGTACTGCTCGTCGGTACGCTGATGGTCATCTATGTTTTCTTTGGCGGGATGCTGGCAACCACCTGGATTCAAATCATCAAGGCAGTGTTGCTGTTGACCGGCTGTGTTTTCATGGCTTTCATGGTGTTATCCGAGTTCGGATTCAGCCTGAACCAATTGTTCACTCAAGCCACTCAGGTTCATCCATCCCATGGGGCAATCATGAGCCCCGGAGGTTTGATTTCCGACCCGGTATCCGCCATTTCTCTGGGGTTGGCACTGGTCTTCGGTACGGCAGGTCTTCCACATATTCTCATGCGGTTTTTCACCGTTGGTGACGTTAAAGCCGCGCGCCAAAGCATTCTTTATGCCTCCGGTCTTGTCGGCATAGGGTATGCGCTGATTGTCATCATTGGCTTTGGCACCATTGCCCTGGTTGCGAGCAATCCTGCCTATCACGATGCATCAGGTGGAATATTGGGTGGCGTTAACATGGTTGCCATTCACCTCGCCCATAACGTCGGCGGTAATGTCTTCCTCGGATTCATGTGTGCGGTATCGTTCTCGACGATACTGGCGGTAGTGGCAGGGTTGACCCTGGCTGGCTCGTCAGCTGTTTCTCATGATCTCTATGCACATGCATTGCGCCGCGGCACCGCCAGTGACCGTGACGAAATGCGCGTCTCTCGTGTTACGACCATCGTACTGGGTGTGTTGTCGATCCTCCTGGCGATTGCGTTTGAAAAGCAAAACATCGCCTTTATTGTGAGCTTGACGTTCTCTATCGCCGCAAGTTCCAACTTTCCGGTACTGCTGTTATCGATCTACTGGAAAGGCTTGACGACCCGTGGCGCCGTGATTGGCGGATCACTGGGGCTGGTATCGGCAATTACCCTGTGCATTCTCAGTCCAACCGTTTGGGTCAAGATCCTTCATCATCAGCAAGCCTGGTTTCCTTATGAATATCCGGCCCTGTTTTCAATGGCCGTAGCATTCATCGGTATTTTCTGTTTTTCCATTATCGATCGCTCCGCCGGTGCCATCAGTGAGCGCAATCGATTCGAAAATCAGTTGGTCGACTCTGAACTGGGTACGCCGGCAACATGGAAGGCTCAGCTCAAAGCTGATTGA
- a CDS encoding OprD family porin has protein sequence MKCTLTVAAAMCVLAQQAHAAGFIDDSKAALKLRNYYINSDYRDSATPAQKAANQSYQAEWGQAFQLEFISGYTQGPVGFGVDALGMLGVKLDSSAGKHGNPTGTNFGGVVFPSDGDHAVDDFSSLGLTGKVKISKTELKLGTLVPKLPVIFSNDGRLLPQTWQGTQVTSADIKDLTLVGGQIDGVKGRNSSNNENMSIAGANNPVTGRFSNKFIYAGGDYKLTKDLTLQYYYGNLEDFYKQHFLGLIHNWAIGSGVLTSDIRYFNSQDDGANGHDPAYFTTGYYGGNTIKGKVDNNLFSGLFTYAVAGHTFGAGYEVSNGKSDFPYLNQGDGPTTYTITEMQVQKFVHAGEKSWQARYAFDFAKLGLPGATAGVVYVKGDDINTIASSNSSEWERDITLAYAVQSGPLKGISVMWKNAMVRNNIPNTRQQDENRIIINYQLALF, from the coding sequence ATGAAATGTACTTTGACCGTTGCGGCTGCCATGTGTGTATTGGCGCAGCAAGCCCATGCGGCTGGCTTCATTGATGATAGTAAGGCTGCGCTTAAACTGCGTAATTACTATATCAACAGCGATTATCGTGACTCTGCAACACCCGCGCAGAAAGCCGCCAATCAAAGTTATCAAGCGGAATGGGGACAGGCTTTCCAGCTGGAATTCATCTCCGGATACACCCAAGGCCCTGTAGGGTTTGGTGTCGATGCTTTAGGCATGTTGGGCGTAAAGCTCGATTCAAGCGCCGGCAAGCATGGCAATCCAACGGGTACCAACTTCGGTGGCGTGGTGTTTCCAAGCGACGGCGATCATGCGGTTGACGACTTTTCCAGTCTGGGATTGACCGGGAAAGTGAAGATATCCAAGACCGAGTTGAAGCTTGGTACGCTGGTCCCGAAACTGCCGGTTATCTTCAGCAATGACGGGCGTTTGCTGCCGCAAACCTGGCAGGGAACCCAGGTTACCTCCGCGGACATCAAGGATCTGACCCTGGTAGGAGGTCAAATTGACGGGGTCAAGGGCCGCAACTCCAGCAATAACGAAAATATGTCAATTGCGGGTGCCAACAATCCTGTCACCGGTCGCTTCAGTAATAAATTCATTTATGCGGGCGGCGATTACAAACTGACCAAAGATCTGACCTTGCAATATTATTACGGCAACCTTGAAGATTTTTATAAGCAACACTTTCTAGGGCTGATTCATAACTGGGCAATCGGTTCGGGCGTTCTGACCAGTGATATTCGATATTTCAATAGCCAGGATGATGGTGCAAACGGCCATGACCCTGCTTACTTCACGACAGGCTACTACGGCGGTAATACGATAAAAGGCAAGGTCGACAATAACCTGTTCAGTGGATTATTTACCTATGCCGTTGCCGGTCACACCTTCGGAGCCGGCTATGAGGTTAGCAATGGAAAAAGTGATTTCCCTTATTTGAACCAGGGTGACGGTCCGACCACTTACACCATCACGGAAATGCAGGTCCAAAAATTCGTGCACGCTGGCGAGAAGTCCTGGCAAGCACGCTACGCTTTTGACTTCGCGAAACTGGGCTTGCCCGGTGCGACGGCGGGGGTTGTATACGTTAAAGGTGATGACATCAATACCATCGCATCCAGCAATTCCAGTGAGTGGGAACGCGATATAACGCTGGCCTATGCGGTGCAATCGGGGCCGCTAAAAGGCATCAGCGTCATGTGGAAAAACGCAATGGTACGAAACAACATCCCAAACACCCGCCAACAAGACGAAAATCGGATAATCATTAATTACCAATTGGCATTGTTTTAG